One genomic window of Nicotiana sylvestris chromosome 10, ASM39365v2, whole genome shotgun sequence includes the following:
- the LOC138879808 gene encoding uncharacterized protein: MTIKLVVGECTLNVISAYAPQAGLDEEIKRRFWEGLDEIVRSILPSERLFIGGDFNGHIGSSVGGYTKVHGGFGFGERNGGGTSLLDFAKAFDLVIPNSSFLKREEHLVTYQSSMAKTQIDYLLLKRCDRRLCEDCKIILGDTLAMQHRLLVMDIGIMIRRKKRPERGLGGTP, from the coding sequence atgactattaagttggtggtgggtgagtgtaCCTTAAATGTCATTAGTGCGTATGCGccgcaagcaggcttggatgaggagattaaaaggcgcttttgggaggggttggatgagatcgTTCGTagtattctaccttccgagaggttattcataggaggagatttcaatggtcatattgggtcgtctgTAGGTGGTTATACTAAGGTGCATGGCGGCTTCGGTTTCggggagcggaacggagggggcacttcgctgttggactttgccaaggcattcgatctagtgattCCAAACTCAAGTTTTCTGAAGcgggaggagcatttggttacttaccaaagttcgatggcgaagactcagattgactatctcctcctcaagAGATgtgacagaaggttgtgcgaggattgcaagATTATCCTAGGTGACACCCTCGCAATgcaacataggcttttggtgatggacattggtattatgataaggaggaagaagaggccAGAACGAGGATTAGGTGGGACaccttga
- the LOC138879809 gene encoding uncharacterized protein — MGAWRNSGDANTMWSTTAAREVLGISSGRTSGHKGDWWWNAVVQESTSEEERRVNSERYKVARKEAKMVVMEVKTAAFAHLYEELGNKSGDKNLFRLAKDAAKQEPEPQLVATTRGGHRGRDKVRAQPRAHTMTPTKTHIRARAASAKPHIAPDDEQILVQDEPVGLAQVPDGFITTPVL; from the exons atgggagcttggagaaatagtggggacgcaaacactatgtggtcgacaACAGCGGCGAGAGAGGTATTAGGGATATCTTCAGGCCGCACcagtggccacaaaggagactggtggtggaatgcagttgtccaag AGAGCACTAGCGAGGAGGAGAGGAGAGTGAACAGtgagaggtataaggtagctaggaaggaggcgaagatggtagtcatggagGTTAAGACTGCAGCTTTTGCtcatctgtatgaggaactagggaacaaaaGCGGGGATAAGAATTTATTCCGACtggctaag GACGCAGCGAAGCAGGAGCCAGAGCCTCAGCTTGTAGCCACTACAAGGGGTGGACACCGGGGAAGGGACAAAGTGAGAGCCCAGCCTAGAGCACATACAATGACACCTACAAAGACTCACATTCGTGCTAGAGCGGCATCAGCTAAGCCACATATAGCTCCAGATGATGAGCAAATCCTAGTTCAAGACGAGCCGGTAGGGCTAGCACAGGTTCCAGATGGGTTTATTACTACCCCAGTGCTTTAA